AATAGAGCCAGTTTTAATCATACGTCAAACAAATCTAAGGAAGTTGGCTCCTTTGGTGCAAAAGGAGGAGGAAAGGTGCTATATTTACAAAGTCAGTTGTCCACTCTTGCTACAAATGGTAATGAATGAACTTTTTAATCTGGTTGCAGCTGAAGGTTGAGAGCTCTACAAGGAACAGATTTCACCACCTTGCAGAAGAACTGGATTTAGACAAGAAATCATTTCCTCTTCTTGATTACCTGAGCACTTTTGGACTTAAGGACTCGCACTTTATCCAAATGTACGATAGGCACATGCCTTCCCTTCAGATTAATGTGGGTTCTGCACAGGAAAGGTTGGAGTTCTTGTTTAGTGTTGGTGTCAAACATAAAGACGTCAGAAAGATACTTATGAGGCAGCCACAAATCTTAGAGTACACCATGGATAATAAACTGAAACCTCATGTTGCTTTTTTGGCGAGTTTGGGCATTCCAGATTCCAGAATAGGGCAAATAATCACTGCTACTCCGTCTCTATTTTCTTATAGCCTGGAGAATTCATTAAAACCAACTGTGAGGTACTTGCTTGAAGAGGTTGGTATTAAGAAGAGTGATCTAAGTAAAGTTGTGCAGCTGAGCCCTCAAATCCTGGTTCAGCGGATTGATAGTTCGTGGACCAGTCGTTGCAGTTTTCTTAGAAAGGAATTGGGAGCACCCAGAGATAGTATAGTGAAGATGGTCAGAAAACATCCTCAACTACTTCACTACAGCATTGAGGATGGTTTGCTGCCTAGAATTAATTTTCTAAGGAGTATTGGGATGCGTAACCCTGAAATCTTGAAAGTATTGACTAGCCTCACACAGGTCACTTCCCTCTATTCACTTGGTATTTCTGAAATCATTTGCCTACCTTGGTTCAATAATTGTTCATTACTTCGTTTCCTTTGATTAAATGATACTTCTCCAGTTCCTTGTTATTGAATTTTCTAGGTTTTATAAGTTTCTTGTTTTATGGTGACATctattatatatttatgtatattTTGTGTGTACTCTGTTTCGATGGAGAGGAGAGAGCATGGACGCTATATTGTGTTTTTTATCTGTGTCATGCAATTTTTGATTGGTTTGACAATATGTGCAGGTATTCTCCCTGTCACTGGAAGAAAATCTGAAGCCGAAGTACATATACTTGATCAACGAGCTTCGGAACGAGGTGCAAATATTGGCAAAATATCCTATGTACCTAAGCTTGTCTCTAAACCAGAGAATTCGTCCCCGCCATAGGTTTTTAGTTTCCCTAAAGAAAGCTCCAAGGGGGCCATTTCCTCTGAGTTCATTTGTTCCATCTGATGAAAGCTTTTGTCAGCAGTGGGCAGGCACTACCGTAGATAAATATTTGGCTTTTCGTCAGGATTTACTTCTCAAACAGATTGCAAAGAAACACAGACGCAGGTGATGGCACGTTCACATCAGGTTTGTTAGGAGCTTGTCAATTTGGGTATTGGAAGAGCAGAATGGTCTCTCCGACAACCTAAGCAACTATGTTTTTATCTTCTTGGAATCATAAGGAGTATATACGTCGGGGGTCTGGGATCACTCTAGCACCCGGTAAGCAAGCTTATGGTTTGCTGTAACTTtccaaaaaattgcatttaCGTGCTTTCTTGTTTAAATAATGCACAAACACAACGTAACTCCAGGTTTACTTCTTTATTTGATGGCAGGTACATAATGATGTGATGGTGATTTCGAATATAAAGAACTATGACCCGGTTGAGTAGAGGATTCTTCATTTAAATTCAGGTGGCTAGAAAAAGCAAACGTCTCGAAGGTACTGAAGATTATACTTTTAAGGTTTGTTCTTACTCAAtgacttgaaagtaaacaagaCAACCCATTTCTCTGATGGAAACGATTCAAAGATGTAGCTGAAGGGCAATATCCTTGCTGAGAGACTGTTAGATGCTCAACACACACCGtaataaagaaaagtttggTTTTGTCAATATATTACCAAATGTTATGTCGGTCTACTGTCTCCCACGCCCCTGCCCCCATTGACGGGGATTTTATGGGTACTATTATTGTTGTGTTGCATCCCTGATTTGATGGCAGCCTTATAGATCTACACAAACGGATATTTAGATATATTATTGAAAAGCTTATGTGATATTctgaagtacccaaaaaaaataaaagctttaGTAATATTTACTTATGAGGGCATGATATTAGAGGGTAAGTATGTTGTTAATAGACCATCTCCTTCTGATCTTCAATGCGAGATGGTGGTTATGAGTCTTACAATGTCTACCTATCCAATTGCAGGTTTTGTGTTTGACCTGCTGTCAGACTGTATAGTTTTGAAGAAGCGATGGTTGACTTTCTGGAATCTTCTTTGGTTAATGAGTACTTCCATCTTATTTCCCTTCCATCCCTGATACTTTTTATATTTCATACCATATATTATGGTACATAACTGAGGCCCTTTTTTGGCAGTTCCTTTGGTGCCTTAAAACTGGCACTGGAAAGAGAGTATTTAGAACTTTTTGGATTagttttgctttgtttcagTTTGTACACACACAATACAGATTTTGATTCAAGTTTTGCTGGTATTATAGTATGTGATACTTAGGTTTCTAGTCCGCCAAATTTGTGCAATCCCAAAAGTTGCAATTTCATCTTCTTTGAAAGCACTGTTTTGTTTCCAAAGACCGGTCAATATGTTGAATGGCTGTTTACTTTCATAATCGTGACTGATTGTGATGACCCCCAACACTATCCTTTCGGGAGTTTGCATTTAGGATATGAAGTATAAAAACCTATGTAGGAGTAATGACTCCAAACGGCTGTCGGGTGCTGGCGCTTGCTGGCCCATATACTTGAAATTTACATGTGTATTGTGAATATAGAAGAAGAAACTTTGAGCACTAACGGTCTTGACCTGGTTGCAGATGCCTTTGTTGCTTCTATCTTTGCATAGAGTTGTCTGCGGATTAGTAGTTTTTGGAATTAAGCACATTCATAGTTTTTTCAACTTAAATTTCATTCCCAATCTTGTGTTGTATACGTAGCATTTGAGGACCTGGGAATGCTGCCAAGAACCCTCTTGCCAAGCAAGGTGCCGAGTGgcatccggccgttcatctcggcacgaaCCACTCAGATTGAATTTGAACGCATACAGATCTGAATCGTCTATTGCTCAGTCAATATCTGAGCCATCGATTTGCGTGCATTTATTCTCTTGCTAAGAAAGGGAACAACCTTTTGATAGGGACATAAGATCTGCCTATGTCTTTTTTGGGACTTACAAATTATGTGATCCAATTTGGTAGCGGaatgtgttttttatttatttatttatggtaATGCAAGGTGTTCCGGGATAGCTTACGTGCACTTCGGACTAATCCCTATAGCCCCTCCCACAGCCGTTTCAGACGCTTACATATGAGGGTGTGACGGCCTCAAGAATTGCTAGCAAAGAGATTTAAATCTGAGATCTTATGAGGGAGAACCCTTTAGTTTCAAGCTAAGACCACTAGACCATCCCCAGAGGGTTTTGCGGCATGTTACTACTAAGATTTTTTCTCATGTTACTACTAAGATTTTTTCTCATTGGATTTTTTATGATAAAAGGTGTTGACTATAATAAGAAAGTCTGCCATGAAATTGAAGTGTATTTGGGATGTGGGGGAGATGTAATCAAGAGGGTCCCCTTTGGTGACCTGGTATTTACTTGCTGATTAAGTATTGACTTAGCAGATTATTAAGGACAAGTATGTGACTGCAATATTGATAAAGACAGTTGAAAATGGTAGGTCGtcttcattatttttgtttttagtctCCAGAAACTGCGGTTGTCTTCACTTTGCTTCTTCaaaacatcaataataattccTCTCTCTGTGtgccttttttgtttcttgataCAGTGGATTTCTTCTAATATCTGTGTCCCGGTTCAGGATCACATTGTCATTTTTAGTCTAATTCATCTACTAATCGGTCATTCTTATTGAACTAAGGTTACTGagtttgccactccctttttttgttaacgtcacttccCTACAAGTGTgtttttggtacaaaaatatatttacaggaaagtggcgttaacaaaaaagatactggcaaaatcatttcccttgaaCTGTCCTAATGCTCTCTTATTTTCTTAAAACACGAAACTTCTAAATTTGCATAATATGCGAACCGTCAACTGATTATAAATGATAGTACTACTTAACCACTGATTTATTGCGTCTCTCTTCTCCCGATGAACGAATCTTCGCATAAATGAACTTGTTCATTGGTGCCCTTAGAACATTGTCATGGGGCGCCTAAACCATGGATGATTGACTGAGCCTGCGAAATCCATGACAATTATGTTGATGTCGAGCCAAAAGCACCTTTCATTCTTTTATAAAGTGGTGAATGTAAAAATCCACAATGGATCGTATCTTTCAAGTTGCACGTTGCTTTCTACCACATCGTTTTAAACGAAGTTTTACCATAACATTTCTCTAATTTGAAGCCAGTATGAAATCATGAATAATCATTTATTCAGTTGGTAGGAATAAGTTTTACCTAAAATTCATCTTGATTATTGTATAATTATTTCAGCGATTCTTGATTGTCTTTCGAATCAAGAAACTCGTGTATTTTTCTGACAACTTTGTCTTTATCTTTCTCCTTCGATAAATGATGAAATTAATCTTCCTCCGATAAATGATGAAATTAATCTTCCGTATAGAGTACTGCATTGGGCCGAACACCGAGTTTGAAATATGTATTGATTTCTTGAGAAGCAGAGTAACAGGGCAATGACCCAAGACCACTAAGTAACCCATTACAAATTTGGTCAAACATTGTTTTCAGATAAGATTGCGAAGAACCCTAGAACAAGAAACATGTGTGACGGTGTTctataaaattaaattattaaaGCTTCCAAGTTACTGTTTCATCTCTTGCCGGCATCCCCATGTGAACAGTCAACGGTCTCACTATTGGATATTGGATTTTCAAGTGTGCCAATAATCTTACATACCTAcctcaaaattaacaaaatactaTAAAATGGTAGTCACAAATCACAGTGCTCCAAGTTTCAGACCTTTGCGTACCCTAGATTTTACATACCGGCGTATTTCCGGTGATAGAATCAAGTGAGAATATCGAGAAATGAGAAGATTCTCACATGATTTCATGTCCGGAAAAACACCGGCACATGAATGAATCTACCCGACGATATCTTCGACAATCAAAACATAACAAAGTAACTTGCTTGCACCAAGTCAAATTGGCAACAAACACccattgcaaaaaaaaactgGTATATGCTGATAAAAAATTCATGTAAAGGTTATTTCCTGTAAGAATTTGCTTGGTTTTACAGAGACTAAACATATTTTCACCTCTCTGAAACCCTACCTGTAAACTAAACTTTCATCAATCAACTTCAAGGACTATATACCAACTTGTCTTCTAAAATACTCAAACCTCTTGCCTTCTGCAAAAACATTTGGAAAACCAAAGGAACTTATATAATCTACTTTTGCTGTGTCATATTCTTCATTCCTACCTCCTCCTTCAACCCACATAACAGGGAGGAGGATATATACGCTTCTGATATTTCTAACTTCTGCAGGTAGTATATACTTTGCTCGGAGCTTGTTGAGAAAATGAGAGGGACAAATAAGAGCCGTATATGTTCTTTCAAAGTAAGGAATAAGTAGTCTGAGATCTCTATACTTCTTTTGTTTGTTGCTGAATCTATATTAGGACTGTAGAAATGCTGCTTACTATTGGAGACGCAAATGGACTCTCCGGGAGATTAACTCCTTGACTGC
The sequence above is drawn from the Rhododendron vialii isolate Sample 1 chromosome 6a, ASM3025357v1 genome and encodes:
- the LOC131329640 gene encoding transcription termination factor MTERF9, chloroplastic isoform X1, yielding MAVFSVVVQSFISSSRSSRVHHDLDPSHFCSGFIGRRNETTTRRLFVASSSHSNLKLIKSNRRSPYDSDDEYGDDDGGWDDDGDDDELFSEDELEEKESLDAYRRRIKSQDPTSKSQGINRNRASFNHTSNKSKEVGSFGAKGGGKLKVESSTRNRFHHLAEELDLDKKSFPLLDYLSTFGLKDSHFIQMYDRHMPSLQINVGSAQERLEFLFSVGVKHKDVRKILMRQPQILEYTMDNKLKPHVAFLASLGIPDSRIGQIITATPSLFSYSLENSLKPTVRYLLEEVGIKKSDLSKVVQLSPQILVQRIDSSWTSRCSFLRKELGAPRDSIVKMVRKHPQLLHYSIEDGLLPRINFLRSIGMRNPEILKVLTSLTQVFSLSLEENLKPKYIYLINELRNEVQILAKYPMYLSLSLNQRIRPRHRFLVSLKKAPRGPFPLSSFVPSDESFCQQWAGTTVDKYLAFRQDLLLKQIAKKHRRR
- the LOC131329640 gene encoding transcription termination factor MTERF9, chloroplastic isoform X3 translates to MAVFSVVVQSFISSSRSSRVHHDLDPSHFCSGFIGRRNETTTRRLFVASSSHSNLKLIKSNRRSPYDSDDEYGDDDGGWDDDGDDDELFSEDELEEKESLDAYRRRIKSQDPTSKSQGINRNRASFNHTSNKSKEVGSFGAKGGGKLKVESSTRNRFHHLAEELDLDKKSFPLLDYLSTFGLKDSHFIQMYDRHMPSLQINVGSAQERLEFLFSVGVKHKDVRKILMRQPQILEYTMDNKLKPHVAFLASLGIPDSRIGQIITATPSLFSYSLENSLKPTVRYLLEEVGIKKSDLSKVVQLSPQILVQRIDSSWTSRCSFLRKELGAPRDSIVKMVRKHPQLLHYSIEDGLLPRINFLRSIGMRNPEILKVLTSLTQVFSLSLEENLKPKYIYLINELRNEWAGTTVDKYLAFRQDLLLKQIAKKHRRR
- the LOC131329640 gene encoding transcription termination factor MTERF9, chloroplastic isoform X5, whose amino-acid sequence is MDELEEKESLDAYRRRIKSQDPTSKSQGINRNRASFNHTSNKSKEVGSFGAKGGGKLKVESSTRNRFHHLAEELDLDKKSFPLLDYLSTFGLKDSHFIQMYDRHMPSLQINVGSAQERLEFLFSVGVKHKDVRKILMRQPQILEYTMDNKLKPHVAFLASLGIPDSRIGQIITATPSLFSYSLENSLKPTVRYLLEEVGIKKSDLSKVVQLSPQILVQRIDSSWTSRCSFLRKELGAPRDSIVKMVRKHPQLLHYSIEDGLLPRINFLRSIGMRNPEILKVLTSLTQVFSLSLEENLKPKYIYLINELRNEVQILAKYPMYLSLSLNQRIRPRHRFLVSLKKAPRGPFPLSSFVPSDESFCQQWAGTTVDKYLAFRQDLLLKQIAKKHRRR
- the LOC131329640 gene encoding transcription termination factor MTERF9, chloroplastic isoform X2; translation: MAVFSVVVQSFISSSRSSRVHHDLDPSHFCSGFIGRRNETTTRRLFVASSSHSNLKLIKSNRRSPYDSDDEYGDDDGGWDDDGDDDELFSEDELEEKESLDAYRRRIKSQDPTSKSQGINRNRASFNHTSNKSKEVGSFGAKGGGKLKVESSTRNRFHHLAEELDLDKKSFPLLDYLSTFGLKDSHFIQMYDRHMPSLQINVGSAQERLEFLFSVGVKHKDVRKILMRQPQILEYTMDNKLKPHVAFLASLGIPDSRIGQIITATPSLFSYSLENSLKPTVRYLLEEVGIKKSDLSKVVQLSPQILVQRIDSSWTSRCSFLRKELGAPRDSIVKMVRKHPQLLHYSIEDGLLPRINFLRSIGMRNPEILKVLTSLTQVTSLYSLGILPVTGRKSEAEVHILDQRASERGANIGKISYVPKLVSKPENSSPP
- the LOC131329640 gene encoding transcription termination factor MTERF9, chloroplastic isoform X4; protein product: MAVFSVVVQSFISSSRSSRVHHDLDPSHFCSGFIGRRNETTTRRLFVASSSHSNLKLIKSNRRSPYDSDDEYGDDDGGWDDDGDDDELFSEDELEEKESLDAYRRRIKSQDPTSKSQGINRNRASFNHTSNKSKEVGSFGAKGGGKLKVESSTRNRFHHLAEELDLDKKSFPLLDYLSTFGLKDSHFIQMYDRHMPSLQINVGSAQERLEFLFSVGVKHKDVRKILMRQPQILEYTMDNKLKPHVAFLASLGIPDSRIGQIITATPSLFSYSLENSLKPTVRYLLEEVGIKKSDLSKVVQLSPQILVQRIDSSWTSRCSFLRKELGAPRDSIVKMVRKHPQLLHYSIEDGLLPRINFLRSIGMRNPEILKVLTSLTQVTSLYSLGILPVTGRKSEAEVHILDQRASERVGRHYRR